The following nucleotide sequence is from Siniperca chuatsi isolate FFG_IHB_CAS linkage group LG2, ASM2008510v1, whole genome shotgun sequence.
CACCATCTTTAACGGATACACCAGCGGGTATAATGGTGCCCACTGCAGGCTTGAGCGCTTCTCCTCCAATTATACTGACTCCAGTTCTTCCTGAGAGGACGGAGCTGGGAGCCCTGAAGGCCGACCGCAGGAACTGCGTCTGCAACATGGAGTTTGATGGCAGGACTGTGACCAGAGTCATCTCCACTGTGTACCGCTCTAAAAGCACTAACCTGACCAACCGCTGGAGAGTAAGCGACTACAGTGCAGAGGGCCACGTTCTCATGTCAGTCCTCTGTAAGTTTACCAAAGAGTCCACATACTGTGCGAGaactcagaggaagaagaggaagggcACTGAggaagagagcagcagcagtctgtcTCCACCAAAGAAATGCCTGAGAGTGTGATGATATTTTTATCCTCTAGCTGGCAGGGTGGCATGACAAACCTTTAGTTTTTACTCCTCAGGGCTGGCCTTTGCGTCTGGCAGGGCTGGTGAGGCCCCTGGTAGTGTCTTGCTCCGGGGCCCATGTAGACATGCTTCACCATATGAAAGATATGGTTGGCTGAGGtgtaaatattgtacatttgtaTATAGTTTGTTCATCATGGAAGTAGCACAGAGGTCAGTGTTTTCAGTGCATCTTGCACTGGTGCGTCTTgcatctttctttatttcttagAGCTGGCCTCTGTATCTGACATGATGAAATTACAGGGAGCCATGGGGGACTCGGGGAACTCTCATATTGCCTCTTGCCCAATGTGTGTTGGGATAAACACCAGTCTCCCCTGCAGCCTTGGACGGCAGAAGCACTTTAAATGGATTTCTTCATGTTCCTCTATAGCAATAAATAACGTTGAATGTGTTTTCTTGAGCTAGAAACGCATCCAACTTTATTGAATGTTGCTGACTCATCAGCAGTTCAGATCGAGCTTCAGATTTCAGTGTGAGTGAGGAAAGAGAATCACATTACAGCTGCAGGGACAGAGTCAGAGCTACAACACTACTGATCCACCAGTGACAGGCAGGACAAGCAGGAAGAACAGACTGAtagaagagggagaggacagaaaCAGCTTGATAGAAACCAGCGATGATATTAACTCCTCCTGCACTTCTCTCCCAGCTAACTGGAGCAGCCAGCTGTGGACAGAGTGATAAACACTGAGCTGTTTGTGAAGGACggaaacagacagaagagagagaagatgaaaggagaggagacagcaTGCACTGTGaacactcattaaaaaaaaaaagtacacattTTGATGTTATTATCAGAATTCCTACATTGATCAATAGTTCTTCTGTGTGCCTCAGTGCTGAAGTTATTAACCTTATCTGCCATTTGTCTATTAGAGATGAGACAAGACAAGAGGAGAAGACAGCATGCACTGTCAACCATcttataaaaaaagataaatatacatttattctAAGTTATTATCAAAATTCTTATACAGTGATATAATTCTTCTGGTGGCTGAAGTTGTTTTAACTATTGTCTCCTCTTGtctgtcatttgtgttttagggagagaagaagaaacaagtCCAGATGAGACAAGAGACGAGCAAAGGAGAGAGCGTGTACTGTGAACCCTCTAATTTAAAAggataaatatacatttattttatgatattaTCAGAGTTTTTATATTGACCAGTAGTTGTTCTGTTGACCTCAGTTGAAGCTATTAAGTGTAACCTCCATATCTGTTATTTGTCtttcagagagagaagaggagttGTCGAGGCGAgacaagaggagaagagacacCGTGGACTGTCAACCATCTtatataaaaagataaatatttatttattctgttattttttcagaatttCTATTCTGATCAGTAGTTCTTTTTGTCATTCCTCAACTTATTTACTGTTATTCCCCCAATTTGTTATTTGTCTTttagagagaagaggaaatgaCATGAGGGGGAAACAAGAAGAGACCAgacaagaggagaagaaaggagatgTATGCACTGTGAAGCTTCCCATTTCAAAAGATAAGTATACATTTAGTCTTCATTACATTATACTTGTATTTTATGGCATTGCTGGAATTAAGTGTTATTCCGTCTTATTTGCCCTCGTTATCTTTCTTCTTACCCCTTAAATGCgcatttattttatgttcatttAATGTTATCAGAATGAATATGCTAATAAATACTTGTGTTCACCATGTTGCTGAAGTTATAAACTGCTATTCCCTCATCTGTCTTTATGTACTTCCAGGGAGGACGAGTGGCTCCAGATGTCTCTTCATCTGCAGCAGCATCACAAACAGTTTGTTGTCCTGAACATCATCCTGTCTGTCATCACACACAGATCCAGCTGGACTCCAGGTCTCCACAAGGTCTGCAAGTTGTCACAGCTACATTGCATTTTATAATCCATGAGGGAGTCTATCCTGAGCCTGTACCACAACCTCATCACGGGCTCCAAGGACTTCCCTTTGATTCCATTCAAAGGATCCTTCCGTTCACGTCAGACGGCCACACCCTTCGTCCCCGTGGAGCAGGAGCAGAAGGAGAACACCACACCATCTTTAACGGATGCACCAGCAGGTATGATGGTGCCCACTGCAGGCTTGAgcgcttctcctcctcctttcataaataaatgctgaaataaatagAAGTTGGTCATTCAACAAGACGTAAATACATGCCTTAAATCTATTTCTACATGTTTGTTCAcctacatttaaattaaattaatttactgtaaGGAACTGTGTGATCTTAAATCCTCCAATGAAACATCACTATCTTCATGTCTACAAGACACTAAACTTGTCCAAGTAATTGATGAGCTGTGTAAACAAGAACTCGTTGTCGGCAGGATTCGAACCTGCGCGCGGGAGACCCCAATGGATTTCTAGTCCATCGCCTTAACCACTCGGCCACAACAACACACGTTGCCAGTGTCATGTGTGGCAGGTAGGTCGGGACGTTATAGAAAGTAGTGTCACCATTTAGTATTCATCAGGAAGTAAAGCCAACAACCTAAATGTTGAATTAACA
It contains:
- the LOC122868019 gene encoding uncharacterized protein LOC122868019 isoform X1, with the protein product MASSGLCREKHLLTIGILRLLDDRYAALPRPGRVLQLLMTNLRNRPLSSTSVDSMRESILSLYHNLITGSKDFPLIPFKGSFRSRQTATPFVPVEQEQKENTTPSLTDTPAGIMVPTAGLSASPPIILTPVLPERTELGALKADRRNCVCNMEFDGRTVTRVISTVYRSKSTNLTNRWRVSDYSAEGHVLMSVLSNWSSQLWTE
- the LOC122868019 gene encoding uncharacterized protein LOC122868019 isoform X3 codes for the protein MFAALPRPGRVLQLLMTNLRNRPLSSTSVDSMRESILSLYHNLITGSKDFPLIPFKGSFRSRQTATPFVPVEQEQKENTTPSLTDTPAGIMVPTAGLSASPPIILTPVLPERTELGALKADRRNCVCNMEFDGRTVTRVISTVYRSKSTNLTNRWRVSDYSAEGHVLMSVLSNWSSQLWTE
- the LOC122868019 gene encoding uncharacterized protein LOC122868019 isoform X2, producing the protein MCSCQCPQQPASEAAAALPRPGRVLQLLMTNLRNRPLSSTSVDSMRESILSLYHNLITGSKDFPLIPFKGSFRSRQTATPFVPVEQEQKENTTPSLTDTPAGIMVPTAGLSASPPIILTPVLPERTELGALKADRRNCVCNMEFDGRTVTRVISTVYRSKSTNLTNRWRVSDYSAEGHVLMSVLSNWSSQLWTE
- the LOC122868019 gene encoding uncharacterized protein LOC122868019 isoform X4, which produces MTNLRNRPLSSTSVDSMRESILSLYHNLITGSKDFPLIPFKGSFRSRQTATPFVPVEQEQKENTTPSLTDTPAGIMVPTAGLSASPPIILTPVLPERTELGALKADRRNCVCNMEFDGRTVTRVISTVYRSKSTNLTNRWRVSDYSAEGHVLMSVLSNWSSQLWTE